The following are from one region of the Sorghum bicolor cultivar BTx623 chromosome 2, Sorghum_bicolor_NCBIv3, whole genome shotgun sequence genome:
- the LOC8067279 gene encoding heat shock 70 kDa protein, whose product MDYRDVAEPKQTTVPMYFNDLQRQARIDAGKIAGLDVLRIINEPTAAALDYGLDKMPTNDGGRRTVLVFDLSGGTMDVSILNIDPGIGKGKGRFEVKTVAGDTHLGGADFDNETVKYRLKEFIRKHDRKIDITKFQDKDNNRKALRRLRTACEKAKRTLSYRL is encoded by the exons ATGGACTATCG AGATGTTGCTGAGCCAAAACAGACCACTGTCCCCATGTACTTCAACGACTTGCAGCGCCAGGCCAGAATTGATGCTGGTAAAATTGCTGGACTGGATGTCTTGCGCATCATCAACGAGCCCACCGCTGCAGCCCTGGACTATGGCCTTGACAAGATGCCCACCAATGATGGAGGGAGGAGGACGGTTCTCGTCTTTGATCTTAGCGGTGGCACCATGGATGTCTCTATCCTCAACATTGATCCTGGTATCGGCAAAGGTAAGGGTCGCTTCGAGGTGAAGACTGTCGCTGGTGACACACACCTTGGTGGAGCAGATTTTGACAATGAGACGGTGAAGTACCGTCTGAAGGAGTTCATAAGGAAACACGATAGGAAGATTGACATCACAAAGTTCCAAGATAAAGATAATAACCGGAAGGCTCTCCGTCGATTGAGGACAGCCTGTGAGAAGGCAAAGAGAACCCTTTCATATAGGTTGTGA